The DNA sequence TAAGATACCATTCCATATCCCAGTACGATTGCAATCAAAACAGACAACAACCAGCCAAATATCGTTCTGACTATACGTTTAAAGCTTCTTTCTTTTCTTCTCTGCCGCCGCTTTTCCCGTCTTATTCTCTTTCTGCGTTCACTTTTATCGCTCATATTCTTACTCCAATATGCTCATATTGCAAAAATGGCTGGAGCTATTAACCCCAGCCACTTTTTCATGTAACCTGTAAAAATTATTTAACAAGCTCTTTAACCTTTGAAGCTTTACCAACTCTTGAACGTAAGTAGTAAATCTTAGCTCGTCTTACTTTACCATGTCTAACTACTTCAATCTTCTCAACAAATGGTGAATGTACCGGCCATGTCTTTTCTACGCCAACACCATTTGAGAACTTTCTGACTGTGAAAGTCTCTCTGTTGCTTCCACCCTGTCTCTTAATAACAGTTCCTTCGAAAATCTGGATTCTCTCTCTGTTACCTTCTTTGATCTTGTTGTGTACCTTAACAGTATCACCTACTGCAAAGTCAGCAACTTCTGCCTTCATCTGAGAAGCTTCAAGATTCTTAATGTAATCGCTATTCATTTTGTGTGACCTCCTTGATATTTAGATGTTCTTACTACCACACCGGTACAGAGGACCATCGATTTTTTTCACAACTCGTTCAGTTTACCATACAAATAAAAAGAATGCAAGAAAAATCTACATCTTTTTGGATGTATGACCTTGCATTCTTTTTGCCATAGTTCATGCTATGGAGCTGGTGGGATTCGAACCCACGTCCAAAAGCTCATTCATCACGGCATCTCCCATCACATTCCGTATTTTAACATTTCCTCAATACCACGCCTACGGACAGGCTGGATACATCGGTAGCTTCATGAATTTTCCGATACCGCAAAGCTTAAGCACCGGAGTTTCCCGTTGGATGATACCAGATCTAAAAGGTACGGGGGACCTTAAAGCTGGCAGTTGCCTTTAATTAGGCAGCGTAAGCTAAATTATCGTTAGCGTTTATATTTAGTCTAAGTTTTAACGTGGTCCTAGTCCACGGATGGCTTCCATGACTGCAAAACCCCTGTCGAAACCAGTCAACCC is a window from the Lachnospiraceae bacterium GAM79 genome containing:
- the rplS gene encoding 50S ribosomal protein L19 produces the protein MNSDYIKNLEASQMKAEVADFAVGDTVKVHNKIKEGNRERIQIFEGTVIKRQGGSNRETFTVRKFSNGVGVEKTWPVHSPFVEKIEVVRHGKVRRAKIYYLRSRVGKASKVKELVK